One stretch of Pedobacter riviphilus DNA includes these proteins:
- a CDS encoding thiamine phosphate synthase, producing MKYVEKLHYITHDIPHLSHIEQAQLACEAGAKWIQYRCLSKNDEALLQDINAIAEICDDWGTTLIVTDHVHLNGKADIQGFHMEDMDADFIALRKLVGHDITLGGSANTVENLIRLAQEGADYAGYGPFAITETKPNKYNLLGIEGYQQAVKELKAQSISIPVLAVGGIKTYNVEALMQTGIYGIAVSGAINFADDFIEAYQDFYTLVKESTVN from the coding sequence ATGAAATACGTAGAGAAACTTCATTACATTACGCACGATATTCCGCACCTCTCACACATTGAACAGGCACAACTGGCTTGCGAGGCTGGTGCAAAATGGATTCAGTACCGTTGTCTGAGCAAAAATGATGAAGCGCTCCTGCAGGATATTAATGCTATTGCAGAAATCTGTGATGATTGGGGTACCACCTTAATCGTTACCGATCATGTTCATTTAAATGGAAAGGCCGATATTCAGGGTTTTCATATGGAAGATATGGATGCCGATTTTATAGCGCTGCGCAAACTTGTTGGCCATGATATTACCCTTGGAGGATCGGCAAATACAGTAGAAAATTTAATCAGGCTTGCGCAGGAAGGTGCTGATTATGCTGGTTATGGTCCCTTTGCAATAACCGAAACCAAGCCCAACAAGTATAATCTCTTGGGCATAGAAGGTTATCAACAAGCAGTGAAAGAATTGAAAGCTCAGTCCATCAGCATTCCGGTATTGGCTGTGGGTGGGATAAAAACCTACAATGTAGAAGCTTTAATGCAAACCGGTATTTATGGCATAGCCGTTTCCGGAGCCATTAATTTTGCAGATGATTTTATTGAAGCCTATCAAGATTTTTACACATTAGTTAAAGAAAGCACTGTTAATTAA
- a CDS encoding TonB-dependent receptor, producing the protein MKNLLFAALVAMLPFFVSAQISVTGKVTDQNQQPLPGATVKLRNQKTAVVSDASGNYSITNLVNGKYTIVISYVGFKTVEKAVELKENTTLDFSLSPQNFLADEVIVRATRATEKSATTYKNIGREEIQQNNFGQDLPFILQNTPGVVVNSDAGAGVGYTGIRIRGSDNSRINVTVNGIPINDSESSGTFYVNMPDFASSVDNIQIQRGVGTSTNGAGAFGASLNIQTTASEMEPYAEVNSTYGSFNTWKNTIKVGTGLINNRFSFDGRLSRISSDGYVDRGSSLLKSYFLSGAYHGDKDLLRVNVFSGNEKTYQSWNGIPQSRLENDVAGMNAYIARNGLGAEDAANLLNSGRTYNSFLYNNQTDNYTQNHYQLIYARQFSDQFSFNGALHYTQGQGYYEEYRVQDKLKNYGLNPVVIPGGTPVTETDLIRRRWLDNDFYGVTYAFNYVPQKNLNFTLGGAYNEYKGAHFGQVIWAQYASNGNIDRHYYDNDGFKTDFNVYGKVNYSPVESLSLFADLQYRRVYFDVAGTENKLNTLAINETLNFFNPKFGAIYFINPQSNVYASFSVANKEPNRDDYTDAAVAGISPKPERLNDVELGYRFKNDKFNLGANAYGMFYKNQLVVTGQINDVGANYRQNVDRSYRLGIEVDGSYIINQQFVLNANAALSRNKIKNFTEYYEDYDNGGFVVNNYKLTDISYSPKAVLFGELVYKPVSGFAVALQSKYVSKQYLDNTQNNDRTINGYWVSNARLGYDFKFAGVKNINLGLLVNNIFDKKYESNGYTYGYQAGGSRVTENFFYPQAGTNFLLSLNVKF; encoded by the coding sequence TTGAAAAATTTACTTTTTGCAGCGCTTGTTGCAATGTTGCCCTTCTTTGTATCGGCACAGATTTCTGTTACAGGTAAGGTAACAGATCAAAATCAGCAACCTCTTCCCGGTGCTACGGTTAAATTAAGAAATCAAAAAACAGCAGTTGTAAGCGATGCTTCAGGAAATTACAGCATCACAAATCTCGTTAACGGAAAATACACGATTGTGATCAGTTATGTAGGTTTTAAAACAGTTGAAAAAGCGGTTGAACTTAAAGAGAATACTACACTGGATTTTAGCCTATCACCACAAAATTTCCTCGCAGATGAGGTAATTGTTCGTGCAACACGGGCAACAGAAAAATCGGCTACTACCTATAAGAATATTGGTAGAGAAGAAATTCAACAGAATAACTTCGGGCAGGATCTTCCTTTCATCCTTCAAAACACACCAGGAGTTGTGGTTAATTCTGATGCTGGTGCTGGCGTAGGTTACACAGGCATCCGTATCCGTGGTAGCGACAATAGCAGGATCAATGTAACGGTTAATGGTATTCCGATAAACGACAGCGAAAGTTCAGGTACGTTTTATGTAAACATGCCCGATTTTGCTTCTTCGGTAGATAACATTCAGATTCAGCGTGGTGTAGGTACTTCAACCAATGGTGCAGGTGCATTCGGTGCGAGTTTAAATATTCAGACAACTGCCAGCGAAATGGAACCTTATGCCGAAGTAAACAGCACTTACGGAAGTTTCAATACCTGGAAAAACACGATAAAGGTTGGAACAGGTTTGATTAACAATCGCTTTAGTTTTGACGGCCGCTTATCAAGAATCAGTTCGGATGGTTATGTAGACCGCGGTTCATCCTTGCTTAAATCATATTTCTTATCTGGTGCCTACCACGGAGATAAAGACCTGTTGCGTGTAAACGTTTTTTCGGGAAATGAGAAAACCTATCAATCATGGAACGGTATTCCGCAATCGCGTCTGGAAAATGACGTAGCCGGAATGAATGCCTATATCGCCAGAAATGGATTGGGTGCAGAAGATGCCGCAAACCTTTTAAATTCAGGCAGAACTTATAACAGTTTCTTATACAATAACCAAACAGATAACTATACGCAGAACCATTACCAGTTAATTTATGCCAGACAGTTTTCTGATCAGTTTTCTTTTAATGGCGCCTTACATTATACCCAAGGCCAAGGTTATTATGAAGAATACCGGGTGCAGGATAAACTGAAAAATTATGGTTTAAATCCGGTTGTTATTCCAGGCGGAACTCCGGTTACCGAAACAGATTTGATCCGCCGGCGCTGGTTGGATAACGATTTCTATGGTGTTACTTATGCCTTTAATTATGTGCCGCAGAAGAATTTAAACTTTACTTTGGGCGGTGCATATAACGAATATAAAGGCGCACACTTTGGGCAGGTGATCTGGGCGCAATATGCATCAAACGGAAATATAGACAGGCATTATTATGATAATGATGGTTTTAAAACCGATTTTAACGTTTATGGTAAAGTAAACTACAGCCCTGTTGAATCGTTAAGTTTATTTGCCGACCTGCAATATCGCAGGGTGTATTTCGATGTTGCCGGAACGGAAAATAAACTGAACACTTTGGCCATTAACGAAACCTTGAATTTCTTTAACCCGAAATTTGGGGCAATATATTTTATCAATCCACAGAGCAATGTATATGCCTCGTTTAGTGTGGCCAACAAAGAGCCTAACAGAGATGATTATACAGATGCTGCGGTAGCAGGCATCTCTCCAAAACCTGAACGTTTGAATGATGTAGAGTTAGGTTATCGATTTAAAAATGATAAATTTAATTTAGGTGCCAATGCATACGGAATGTTCTATAAAAACCAATTGGTAGTTACCGGGCAAATAAATGATGTTGGAGCCAACTATCGTCAGAACGTAGACAGAAGCTATCGTTTAGGGATTGAGGTAGATGGTTCTTATATCATTAACCAGCAATTTGTATTAAACGCCAATGCTGCGTTGAGTAGAAACAAAATCAAGAACTTTACCGAATATTATGAAGATTACGATAATGGCGGATTTGTTGTAAACAACTACAAATTGACTGATATTTCTTATTCTCCCAAAGCCGTTCTTTTTGGGGAGCTTGTTTACAAACCTGTTAGTGGTTTTGCTGTAGCCTTACAGAGCAAGTATGTAAGCAAACAATACCTGGATAATACGCAGAACAACGATAGGACCATTAACGGTTATTGGGTAAGCAATGCACGTTTAGGCTACGATTTTAAATTTGCAGGCGTTAAAAATATTAACCTGGGTTTACTGGTAAACAATATTTTCGATAAGAAATACGAAAGCAATGGTTATACCTATGGCTACCAGGCAGGTGGAAGCAGGGTAACCGAAAACTTCTTTTATCCACAGGCGGGAACCAACTTTTTGTTAAGCCTGAACGTTAAGTTTTAG